The Mercenaria mercenaria strain notata chromosome 8, MADL_Memer_1, whole genome shotgun sequence genome has a segment encoding these proteins:
- the LOC128558883 gene encoding uncharacterized protein LOC128558883 — MPSHQRYCCICKNYGGKVVDGKKVSMHRFPADLRVRKVWIQRCKNTRPNFVFVNSDQTRMCAVHFIGRCGPTKGNPLPCFFPKAEGGEKVYKLSTMESVADIDLVTSTEENNDTSEMELTTDNRSPDMSFENDADRIPVVTFLLLAIWK, encoded by the exons ATGCCTTCACACCAACGATACtgttgtatatgtaaaaactaCGGCGGAAAGGTAGTTGATGGAAAGAAAGTGTCAATGCATCGATTTCCAGCTGATTTGCGTGTAAGAAAGGTGTGGATTCAACGTTGCAAGAACACTCGACCTAATTTTGTGTTTGTAAATAGTGATCAAACCAGGATGTGTGCTGTGCACTTTATCGGACGTTGTGGGCCAACAAAAGGAAATCCTCTTCCTTGTTTCTTCCCAAAGGCAGAAGGTGGTGAAAAAGTGTACAAGCTCTcg acaaTGGAGAGTGTTGCAGACATAGACTTAGTGACAAGCACTGAAGAAAATAACGACACTTCCGAGATGGAGCTGACAACTGACAACCGGTCACCAGATATGAGCTTTGAGAATGACGCTGATAGAATACCAGttgtaacgtttttattattggccatatggaaataa